Proteins encoded within one genomic window of Mycolicibacterium aubagnense:
- a CDS encoding MarR family winged helix-turn-helix transcriptional regulator, which translates to MATELSRIAADLKRRLESFHGSVDELAHELMRMLGVNHTDLRALLHILLTGEKATTPGLLAERLGLTAAGTTIVLNRLEKLRYVSRSLHPTDHRRVVVLATDLAARRVSELVSPLLDQGGKMLLSCYNAAEIALIVGFLTRTNEIHQAHLKRMRELDPYAQ; encoded by the coding sequence ATGGCAACCGAACTCTCTCGGATCGCCGCAGACCTGAAGAGAAGACTGGAATCTTTTCATGGATCCGTGGACGAATTGGCGCACGAATTGATGAGGATGCTGGGCGTCAATCACACCGATCTACGTGCCCTGTTACACATTCTCCTTACAGGCGAGAAGGCAACGACGCCGGGACTTCTGGCCGAGCGGCTCGGCCTCACTGCCGCCGGCACCACGATCGTGCTCAACCGCCTGGAAAAGCTGAGATACGTCAGTCGATCACTACATCCGACCGATCACCGCCGAGTCGTCGTGTTGGCCACGGATCTGGCTGCTCGCCGTGTCTCGGAACTCGTCTCCCCGCTGCTGGATCAGGGCGGCAAGATGTTGTTGAGCTGTTACAACGCGGCGGAGATTGCCCTGATCGTCGGGTTCCTCACCCGTACGAACGAAATACACCAAGCTCATCTGAAGCGGATGCGTGAATTGGATCCCTACGCCCAGTAG
- a CDS encoding AAA family ATPase: MVADGGSGYIPTATYGPPRLGGAVIARPSVTPMLLASDAQLVVVTAPAGYGKTTAAALWDDAEARPFAWVRLDHLDNDPAHLLLHLVTAVDQVSTVDAATFRYLRGLGRAVDTQLVPAVVAALESAGPIVLVLDDVHELTHDAAVSALRALVQLAPESTTLTLIGRHAPPLDLARRRLQGSVLEIGPDQLKLSAAEAESALASVGAPVGSSAALVIERCEGWAAGVVMAGMALRDGASGDTITGRHRLVADYLMEEVLGRLDPELETFLVESAVLDHFSADDLNNVLQRDDSADLLGAIHASGNLFLVALDDQGVEYRYHRLFADLLRERLRNRDPARFRDVASRAAAHLERAGDLDGALLQALAADDPARAAALVERDAVRLGFDGRAGILERRLSLLDDHVFADYPDAAIARAWLGVTLGDAELIQRSLLLAAAADTGEALADGTASVKVAAALVGSLVGIGGVLEVVRHADTVCGAGDHLANPWWGAAASVRGAALSMIGDAENARATLESSLPVLDDLPGFRAVALAHLALLDLDDGALVRAAQASAQARSIVDSRDLCDLVPMVVVYAVDGLVRGHRGDAAGARDAVRSTERLLERLGDLAARTAALGHALTAATALEIDDPDLSRRHLDAGQLACRREPDAAAVQLRLVRVRELLAAHAQRGPRPALTAAELRLLPHLATHLSLQKIAAELHLGRETVKSQAKSIYRKLSVSSRTAAVTEAGRLGLLDRH, encoded by the coding sequence GTGGTGGCGGATGGCGGGAGCGGGTACATCCCGACGGCTACCTACGGTCCGCCCCGATTGGGTGGCGCCGTGATCGCGCGGCCGTCGGTGACGCCGATGCTGCTCGCATCAGACGCACAACTGGTTGTGGTGACCGCGCCCGCCGGATACGGCAAGACCACCGCGGCGGCGCTGTGGGACGACGCCGAAGCACGTCCGTTCGCCTGGGTCCGGCTGGACCATCTCGACAACGACCCGGCACACCTGCTACTGCACCTGGTGACCGCGGTGGACCAGGTCAGCACGGTCGATGCCGCGACGTTCCGGTACCTGCGTGGATTGGGCCGGGCCGTCGATACCCAACTGGTGCCCGCGGTGGTCGCGGCACTGGAGTCCGCCGGTCCGATTGTGTTGGTGCTGGATGATGTTCATGAGCTCACGCACGACGCCGCGGTGTCTGCCTTGCGTGCGCTGGTCCAGCTGGCCCCGGAGTCGACGACGCTGACGTTGATCGGTCGGCACGCACCGCCGCTCGATCTGGCGCGGCGCAGGCTGCAGGGTAGCGTGCTGGAGATCGGCCCCGATCAGCTGAAACTCTCTGCGGCAGAGGCGGAATCAGCTCTCGCTTCCGTCGGCGCGCCGGTCGGCTCGTCGGCCGCGCTGGTGATCGAACGCTGTGAGGGCTGGGCCGCCGGCGTGGTCATGGCGGGAATGGCCCTGCGTGACGGCGCGTCCGGTGACACGATCACCGGACGTCACCGCCTGGTGGCGGACTATCTGATGGAAGAGGTGCTGGGCCGGCTGGATCCGGAGCTCGAGACTTTCCTGGTCGAATCGGCGGTGCTCGACCACTTCAGCGCGGATGACCTGAACAACGTTCTGCAGCGCGATGATTCGGCAGATCTGCTCGGTGCGATCCACGCTTCGGGCAACCTGTTCCTGGTCGCGCTCGATGACCAGGGCGTCGAGTACCGGTATCACCGGCTGTTCGCCGATCTGCTGCGGGAACGGCTGCGGAACCGGGATCCGGCGCGCTTCCGCGATGTGGCCTCCCGGGCCGCGGCCCACTTGGAGCGTGCCGGTGATCTCGACGGCGCTCTGCTGCAGGCCTTGGCGGCCGACGACCCGGCTCGTGCCGCGGCGCTGGTCGAGCGTGACGCGGTACGTCTCGGATTCGACGGTCGCGCAGGGATTTTGGAACGTCGGCTGAGCCTGCTCGATGACCACGTGTTCGCCGATTACCCTGACGCCGCCATCGCGCGAGCCTGGCTGGGCGTGACGCTGGGAGACGCTGAGCTGATCCAGCGGTCTCTCCTGCTGGCCGCTGCGGCGGACACCGGCGAGGCGTTGGCTGACGGCACGGCATCGGTGAAAGTGGCTGCGGCGCTGGTGGGTTCTCTCGTCGGTATCGGCGGTGTGCTGGAGGTGGTGCGGCACGCCGACACGGTGTGCGGCGCCGGCGATCACCTGGCCAACCCGTGGTGGGGTGCCGCCGCCTCGGTCAGGGGTGCGGCGCTGTCGATGATCGGTGATGCGGAAAATGCCAGAGCCACACTGGAATCGTCGCTGCCCGTCCTTGACGATCTGCCCGGATTCCGGGCGGTCGCGCTGGCGCACCTCGCCCTGCTGGACCTTGACGACGGCGCCCTTGTGCGCGCTGCGCAGGCCAGCGCACAGGCCCGCAGCATCGTCGACTCCCGCGATTTGTGTGACCTGGTGCCCATGGTCGTCGTCTACGCGGTGGACGGGCTGGTGCGCGGGCACCGCGGTGATGCGGCCGGGGCGCGAGACGCAGTGCGGAGTACCGAACGGCTGCTGGAGCGCCTGGGTGACCTGGCCGCCCGCACCGCGGCACTGGGCCACGCGTTGACCGCGGCCACCGCCCTCGAGATCGACGACCCCGACCTGTCCCGTCGGCACCTGGATGCGGGTCAGCTGGCCTGCCGCCGGGAGCCCGACGCGGCCGCGGTGCAGCTCCGATTGGTGCGGGTGCGGGAATTGCTTGCGGCACATGCGCAGCGCGGTCCGCGGCCAGCTCTGACCGCGGCCGAGCTGCGCCTGCTACCGCACCTGGCCACCCATCTGTCCCTGCAGAAGATCGCCGCGGAATTGCACCTGGGGCGGGAAACCGTGAAGAGTCAGGCGAAATCGATCTACCGGAAGCTGTCGGTGTCGTCGCGCACCGCGGCCGTCACCGAAGCGGGGCGCCTCGGCCTGCTCGATCGGCACTGA
- a CDS encoding bile acid:sodium symporter family protein, translated as MTLSDLAARGSNIAVVLFVVSSTLGVGLSLTPAQILAPLKDVRVVSLALVANFVAAPMVAFGLWRLLALDEPLGIGLLLCGLAAGAPFLIKLAEFAKADTGLTVGVMALLMITTVAYVPIVLPIFLKGSEVNPLAIASSLVILMLIPLAIGLLWRKQAAETAARVRPAVGLLSTVSMVLVVVLTIVANFREVLSVYGTRGILAAIVYTAICAGIGWALVFFSATARPVLALGTAQRNAAAAFVVAGQNFDDPRVTVMITVVLIAEFTMLIPFARFLARRA; from the coding sequence GTGACCCTGAGCGATCTGGCGGCGCGCGGTTCGAATATCGCCGTCGTCCTCTTCGTCGTGTCCAGCACGCTGGGCGTCGGACTCAGCCTGACCCCGGCCCAGATCCTGGCTCCGCTCAAGGACGTTCGGGTGGTGAGCCTGGCCCTGGTCGCCAATTTCGTTGCCGCACCGATGGTTGCGTTCGGTCTGTGGCGCTTGTTGGCCCTCGATGAGCCACTTGGAATCGGACTGCTCCTGTGCGGCCTGGCCGCCGGTGCACCGTTCCTGATCAAGCTCGCCGAATTCGCCAAGGCCGACACCGGGTTGACGGTAGGTGTGATGGCGCTGTTGATGATCACCACGGTGGCCTATGTACCGATCGTGCTGCCGATCTTCCTCAAGGGCTCGGAGGTCAATCCCCTCGCGATCGCTTCCTCGCTGGTGATTCTCATGCTCATCCCGTTGGCGATCGGGCTGCTCTGGCGGAAGCAGGCCGCGGAGACGGCCGCCCGCGTCAGGCCGGCCGTCGGACTGCTGAGCACCGTCAGCATGGTGCTGGTGGTCGTCCTCACCATCGTCGCCAATTTCCGGGAAGTGCTGTCGGTCTACGGCACCCGCGGCATCCTGGCGGCCATCGTCTACACCGCCATTTGCGCGGGAATCGGTTGGGCCCTGGTATTTTTCAGCGCCACCGCGCGACCGGTCCTGGCCCTGGGCACGGCGCAACGCAATGCGGCGGCGGCCTTCGTGGTGGCCGGGCAGAACTTCGACGACCCGCGCGTCACCGTGATGATCACGGTGGTGCTGATCGCCGAGTTCACCATGCTGATCCCGTTCGCGCGGTTCCTCGCTCGCAGAGCCTGA
- a CDS encoding MCE family protein: MTKPRPPLSPLPPVAEGQIHAPLNRDRTPPYKIAGLVMALVAAAGLTLTWLQFRGSFDTKAQVYVLASRAGLSMDNGSKVTYNGVPIGRLKGTETVTAPGESPEAKLILDVEPQYLSVLPRNVDVKLLATTVFGNKYISMTSPPNPTPQRLRAGDTVNAVSVTTEFNTLFETITAISQQVDPVKLNQTLTAAAEALDGLGDKFGQSLVNGNVILADLNQRMPSIRHDNRALADLAEVYAQASPDLWDGLKNAVTTERTLNDQRDNIDQALMASVGFGNTGGDIFERGGPYLVRGAQDLLPTSQLLDKYSPEIDCGIRGLPRAVQATAFSVGGNGYSVTAHTELVGSANPYVYPDNLPRVNARGGPMGRPGCWTVTKDILPMPYMVMDTGASIAPYNHFGLGSPFASEYVWGRQDGENTINP; this comes from the coding sequence ATGACGAAACCGCGGCCGCCACTGTCGCCGTTGCCGCCCGTCGCTGAGGGCCAGATCCATGCCCCGCTCAACAGGGATCGCACCCCGCCATACAAGATCGCCGGCCTCGTCATGGCGCTCGTCGCCGCCGCGGGGCTGACGCTCACCTGGCTCCAGTTCCGCGGGTCGTTCGATACCAAGGCCCAGGTGTACGTGCTGGCGAGTCGTGCCGGGCTGTCGATGGACAACGGTTCGAAGGTCACCTACAACGGCGTGCCGATCGGCCGGCTGAAGGGTACCGAAACGGTGACCGCGCCCGGCGAGAGTCCTGAAGCCAAACTGATCCTCGACGTCGAACCGCAGTATCTCTCGGTGCTGCCGCGCAATGTGGACGTCAAACTGCTCGCGACAACGGTTTTCGGCAACAAGTACATCTCCATGACCTCACCGCCGAATCCGACACCGCAGCGACTCAGGGCCGGCGACACCGTGAACGCCGTCAGCGTCACCACGGAGTTCAACACGCTGTTCGAGACCATCACTGCCATCTCTCAGCAGGTTGACCCGGTCAAGTTGAATCAGACGCTGACCGCCGCAGCCGAGGCGCTGGACGGCCTGGGCGACAAGTTCGGCCAGTCACTGGTCAACGGCAATGTCATCCTGGCCGACCTCAATCAGCGGATGCCGTCGATCCGGCACGACAACCGGGCACTTGCAGACCTGGCCGAGGTGTACGCGCAGGCGTCGCCCGATCTGTGGGACGGCCTGAAGAACGCGGTGACCACCGAACGCACGCTGAACGACCAGCGTGACAACATCGATCAGGCGCTGATGGCATCGGTCGGCTTCGGGAACACCGGTGGTGACATCTTCGAGCGGGGTGGGCCGTATCTGGTTCGCGGCGCGCAGGACCTGCTGCCCACGTCGCAGTTGCTGGACAAGTACAGTCCCGAGATCGATTGCGGGATAAGGGGTCTCCCGCGCGCCGTGCAGGCCACAGCCTTTTCCGTCGGCGGTAACGGTTATTCGGTGACAGCCCATACCGAGCTCGTCGGTTCGGCGAACCCGTACGTCTATCCCGACAACCTGCCCCGGGTCAACGCGAGGGGAGGGCCCATGGGCCGGCCGGGTTGTTGGACGGTCACCAAGGACATCCTCCCGATGCCCTACATGGTGATGGACACTGGCGCGTCGATCGCGCCGTACAACCACTTCGGGCTCGGGTCGCCGTTCGCATCCGAGTACGTCTGGGGTCGTCAGGACGGCGAAAACACCATCAATCCGTGA
- a CDS encoding STAS domain-containing protein yields MTDLVHVSAPVYGRCGEYTMACAGVLDGLSYHTVRDIVVKATLDEPRAVIVDVNELQVPDASAWSVFTSARWLVSTWPDVPIMLICASDGVRDVIHGLGITRYVPVFATLREAVQSMGSTLPPRRHRARADLPPHVSSVIDAQRLVGGWLSGWSCPAMIPVAAVIATALVENVLRHTDSSPTLRVEYDGELVTVAVEDASPALAERNEDAAHSVRRISGLAMVAALTRVWGNLPTPAGKTVWAVVGPENVL; encoded by the coding sequence GTGACTGACCTGGTACACGTCAGCGCGCCCGTCTACGGCAGGTGCGGTGAGTACACGATGGCGTGCGCCGGCGTGCTTGATGGCCTGTCGTATCACACGGTTCGGGACATCGTGGTCAAGGCGACACTGGACGAACCCCGCGCGGTGATCGTCGATGTCAACGAGTTGCAGGTACCGGATGCATCGGCATGGTCGGTCTTCACCAGTGCCCGGTGGCTCGTGAGCACCTGGCCCGACGTACCGATCATGCTGATCTGCGCCAGCGATGGGGTTCGGGACGTCATTCACGGCCTCGGCATCACGCGCTACGTACCGGTGTTCGCCACCCTGCGCGAAGCGGTGCAGTCGATGGGCAGCACGCTCCCCCCGCGACGGCACCGCGCACGTGCGGACCTGCCGCCCCACGTCAGCAGCGTCATCGACGCGCAACGGCTGGTCGGTGGCTGGCTGTCCGGCTGGTCTTGCCCGGCCATGATCCCGGTTGCCGCCGTGATCGCCACGGCGTTGGTCGAAAACGTGTTGCGGCACACGGACTCTTCGCCCACGCTGAGGGTCGAGTACGACGGCGAGTTGGTCACCGTCGCGGTCGAGGATGCCAGTCCAGCACTGGCAGAGCGCAACGAAGATGCCGCGCACAGCGTCAGGCGGATATCCGGCTTGGCGATGGTGGCTGCGCTGACGCGTGTCTGGGGGAATCTGCCGACACCAGCGGGCAAGACCGTGTGGGCGGTCGTGGGTCCGGAGAACGTGCTGTAG
- a CDS encoding zinc-binding dehydrogenase: MTPDGTLELSLHDVDIPTPTTDEVVVRVEASPVNPSDLGLLIPAAADMSAATVAGTPERPIVTAPLAPGALTALSVRVGQSLPVGNEGAGTVVAAGESAAAQALLGKTVGIAGGAMYSQYRVVNAAACLVLPDGATARDGASSFVNPLTALGMVETMRREGHSGLVHTAAASNLGQMLVKICLADGVPLVNIVRKAEQEEILRNLGATYVCNSAATTFEQDLVEALKATSATLAFDAIGGGALASQILGGVEQAANATATQYSRYGSSVHKQVYIYGSLDTGPTILTRSFGMAWGVGGWLLTPFLANAGAETIGRLRARVAAELTTTFASTYTQEVSLAGLLKPEAFNSYLKKATGEKFLVTPQSAPS; this comes from the coding sequence GTGACACCAGACGGCACGCTCGAACTCTCGTTGCATGACGTCGACATACCCACCCCAACCACAGACGAAGTCGTCGTCCGGGTCGAGGCATCGCCGGTCAACCCGTCGGATCTGGGTCTGCTGATTCCGGCCGCTGCCGACATGTCGGCAGCAACGGTCGCGGGCACTCCCGAGCGTCCCATCGTCACCGCGCCGCTGGCGCCGGGTGCCCTGACGGCCCTGTCGGTGCGCGTCGGTCAATCGCTGCCCGTCGGCAACGAAGGCGCGGGCACGGTGGTGGCGGCGGGGGAGTCGGCCGCGGCGCAGGCGCTCCTCGGCAAGACAGTGGGTATCGCGGGCGGCGCCATGTACTCCCAGTACCGCGTCGTCAATGCCGCGGCCTGTCTGGTCCTGCCAGACGGAGCAACGGCGAGGGACGGGGCGTCGTCGTTCGTCAACCCGCTGACGGCGCTGGGAATGGTGGAAACCATGCGCCGCGAAGGACATTCGGGCCTGGTGCACACCGCCGCGGCGTCGAACCTGGGCCAGATGTTGGTCAAGATCTGCTTGGCCGACGGGGTGCCGCTGGTCAACATCGTCCGCAAGGCCGAGCAGGAAGAAATCCTGCGCAATCTGGGTGCGACCTATGTATGCAACTCAGCCGCAACGACTTTCGAACAAGACCTGGTGGAAGCCCTCAAGGCGACGTCCGCAACCCTGGCCTTCGATGCCATCGGTGGCGGCGCGCTGGCAAGTCAGATCCTGGGTGGCGTGGAGCAGGCGGCCAACGCGACCGCGACGCAGTACTCCCGCTACGGATCGAGCGTGCACAAGCAGGTGTACATCTACGGCAGTCTCGACACCGGCCCGACCATCCTCACCCGAAGCTTCGGCATGGCCTGGGGTGTCGGTGGCTGGCTGCTCACCCCGTTCCTTGCCAATGCCGGCGCGGAGACCATCGGCAGGCTTCGGGCCCGGGTGGCCGCGGAACTCACCACAACGTTCGCGAGCACCTATACGCAAGAGGTTTCCCTGGCTGGCCTGCTCAAGCCCGAGGCGTTCAACAGCTACCTCAAGAAAGCAACTGGCGAGAAGTTCCTGGTGACGCCGCAATCAGCTCCCAGCTGA
- a CDS encoding glycosyltransferase family 2 protein has product MISVVIPCRDGAGVLAKQLDALLAQETSAEFEIVVADNGSTDGTADLVRSYPDRRVRLVDAGRAPGANVARNIGIAASKGEFILLTDADDVVHDGWIEAYHRVFMGGAQAVGGGLDRILDDGTVLAQERRLYPALARKDVFANGTNCGFTRELFTRVHGFDETFKGGADEVDFFWRAAEAGFMLELVPGAVVSKVQRADLKAAFVQYRNFGRGEARLLDKFRPWWLGPAVVGAAIQSIVWGAAWLSGVDRRKTTCSLAWHLGALQEALRLLRVRAAGRPWFRTEALRG; this is encoded by the coding sequence ATGATCTCGGTCGTCATCCCGTGCCGTGATGGTGCCGGCGTACTCGCAAAACAACTGGATGCGCTACTGGCGCAGGAAACCAGCGCCGAGTTCGAGATTGTCGTGGCTGACAACGGGTCGACGGACGGCACCGCCGACCTCGTGCGCTCCTATCCGGATCGGCGCGTGCGGCTTGTGGATGCTGGTCGGGCGCCCGGCGCGAATGTCGCTCGCAACATCGGGATCGCAGCTTCCAAGGGTGAGTTCATTCTGCTCACCGACGCGGACGATGTGGTCCACGACGGCTGGATCGAGGCTTACCACCGCGTGTTCATGGGTGGAGCGCAGGCGGTCGGCGGTGGACTTGATCGGATCCTCGACGACGGCACCGTGTTGGCGCAGGAACGCCGCCTCTACCCGGCGCTGGCCCGCAAGGATGTCTTCGCGAACGGCACGAACTGCGGCTTCACCCGCGAACTGTTTACCCGAGTGCACGGCTTCGACGAAACGTTCAAGGGTGGCGCCGACGAGGTCGATTTCTTTTGGCGCGCAGCCGAAGCCGGGTTCATGTTGGAGTTGGTTCCCGGTGCGGTGGTGAGCAAGGTGCAGCGCGCGGACCTGAAGGCGGCATTCGTCCAGTATCGGAACTTTGGCCGCGGTGAGGCGCGCCTGCTCGACAAGTTCCGCCCGTGGTGGCTGGGCCCAGCTGTCGTGGGTGCTGCGATTCAGTCGATCGTGTGGGGCGCGGCGTGGTTGTCCGGTGTCGACCGCCGGAAGACGACGTGCTCATTGGCATGGCACCTTGGCGCGCTGCAGGAGGCGCTACGGCTGCTGCGTGTGCGGGCTGCCGGTCGGCCGTGGTTTCGGACTGAGGCTTTGCGCGGGTAG